One stretch of Anguilla anguilla isolate fAngAng1 chromosome 5, fAngAng1.pri, whole genome shotgun sequence DNA includes these proteins:
- the LOC118226843 gene encoding cytochrome P450 2F2-like isoform X3, with translation MASSTVPNQRPKNFPPGPPLIPFFGSLPYLDLVNPLNDLRTLSERYGKIYSIYFGSHKAVVLNGMQAIKEGLVTHSAENSGRPTGFMINDITEGKGVILNYGPVWKMHRRFALMTLRNFGMGKHSMEARILRETSYLTSYLEKNAGKIDPQILFQKATSNIICSILYGTRYDYEDKFLELIVCCITRNNKIFNSCWAMIYDSLPLLRFLPLPCLKAYENYKILKEATAAQVSQHKKSWVQGKPRDIVDCYLDEIEKRKDDGFSFNESQQLIFLLDLHMAGTDTTASTLLTTFLYLMTHPDVQERCQKEIDEVLGEKEQTSFEDRLMMPYTQAMIHEAQRVANTLPLSIFHAATEDTRLMGYDIPKGTLIIPNLTSVLSEETQWKFPHDFNPSNFLNDEGEFVKPEAFIPFSAGPRLCPGEGLARMELFLILVTLLRRFEFIWPKDAGVPDYTLTFGATQTPKPFRMDVRLRAN, from the exons CTGTCGGAGCGCTATGGGAAGATCTACAGTATCTACTTCGGGAGCCACAAAGCTGTGGTGCTGAATGGGATGCAGGCGATCAAGGAAGGGCTGGTCACTCACTCAGCGGAAAATTCTGGAAGACCTACAGGCTTTATGATAAACGATATAACAGAGGGGAAAG GCGTCATCCTGAATTACGGGCCAGTGTGGAAGATGCACCGGCGATTCGCCCTAATGACTCTGCGGAACTTTGGCATGGGAAAACATTCTATGGAGGCCAGGATTCTGAGAGAGACTTCCTACCTCACCTCATATCTGGAAAAGAATGCTG GCAAAATAGACCCCCAGATCCTTTTCCAGAAAGCCACATCCAACATCATTTGCTCCATCCTGTATGGGACTAGATACGACTACGAGGACAAGTTTCTAGAGCTAATCGTCTGCTGCATCACTCGGAACAACAAGATCTTCAACAGTTGTTGGGCCATG ATCTATGATTCATTACCCCTGCTGAGGTtcctgcccctgccctgccTGAAGGCCTATGAGAACTACAAAATCCTAAAAGAAGCTACAGCAGCCCAGGTGTCCCAACACAAGAAGTCCTGGGTGCAGGGAAAGCCCCGGGACATTGTTGACTGCTACCTTGATGAAATTGAAAAG AGGAAAGACGATGGCTTCTCCTtcaatgaaagccagcagttAATTTTTCTGCTGGACCTCCACATGGCTGGAACAGACACCACTGCCAGCACACTCCTCACAACCTTTCTGTACCTCATGACTCACCCAGATGTTCAGG AGAGGTGTCAGAAGGAGATCGACGAGGTGCTTGGGGAGAAGGAGCAGACCTCTTTCGAGGATAGACTCATGATGCCCTACACACAGGCCATGATCCACGAGGCTCAGCGAGTCGCCAATACCTTGCCGCTCAGCATCTTCCACGCCGCCACTGAAGACACGCGGCTGATGGGCTACGATATCCCCAAG GGCACCCTCATTATCCCCAACCTCACCTCTGTGCTGAGTGAGGAAACCCAGTGGAAGTTTCCCCACGACTTCAACCCCTCTAACTTCCTAAACGATGAGGGAGAATTTGTGAAGCCAGAGGCCTTCATCCCCTTCTCTGCAG ggcCTCGGTTGTGTCCTGGAGAGGGTCTCGCACGCATGGAGCTCTTCCTGATTCTGGTGACGCTGCTACGCCGCTTCGAGTTCATCTGGCCTAAGGACGCCGGGGTACCTGACTACACCCTCACTTTTGGAGCTACCCAGACACCCAAACCCTTCAGAATGGATGTCAGACTGAGGGCAAACTAG
- the LOC118226843 gene encoding cytochrome P450 2F2-like isoform X2 has product MLANIRQIKRNQRPKNFPPGPPLIPFFGSLPYLDLVNPLNDLRTLSERYGKIYSIYFGSHKAVVLNGMQAIKEGLVTHSAENSGRPTGFMINDITEGKGVILNYGPVWKMHRRFALMTLRNFGMGKHSMEARILRETSYLTSYLEKNAGKIDPQILFQKATSNIICSILYGTRYDYEDKFLELIVCCITRNNKIFNSCWAMIYDSLPLLRFLPLPCLKAYENYKILKEATAAQVSQHKKSWVQGKPRDIVDCYLDEIEKRKDDGFSFNESQQLIFLLDLHMAGTDTTASTLLTTFLYLMTHPDVQERCQKEIDEVLGEKEQTSFEDRLMMPYTQAMIHEAQRVANTLPLSIFHAATEDTRLMGYDIPKGTLIIPNLTSVLSEETQWKFPHDFNPSNFLNDEGEFVKPEAFIPFSAGPRLCPGEGLARMELFLILVTLLRRFEFIWPKDAGVPDYTLTFGATQTPKPFRMDVRLRAN; this is encoded by the exons CTGTCGGAGCGCTATGGGAAGATCTACAGTATCTACTTCGGGAGCCACAAAGCTGTGGTGCTGAATGGGATGCAGGCGATCAAGGAAGGGCTGGTCACTCACTCAGCGGAAAATTCTGGAAGACCTACAGGCTTTATGATAAACGATATAACAGAGGGGAAAG GCGTCATCCTGAATTACGGGCCAGTGTGGAAGATGCACCGGCGATTCGCCCTAATGACTCTGCGGAACTTTGGCATGGGAAAACATTCTATGGAGGCCAGGATTCTGAGAGAGACTTCCTACCTCACCTCATATCTGGAAAAGAATGCTG GCAAAATAGACCCCCAGATCCTTTTCCAGAAAGCCACATCCAACATCATTTGCTCCATCCTGTATGGGACTAGATACGACTACGAGGACAAGTTTCTAGAGCTAATCGTCTGCTGCATCACTCGGAACAACAAGATCTTCAACAGTTGTTGGGCCATG ATCTATGATTCATTACCCCTGCTGAGGTtcctgcccctgccctgccTGAAGGCCTATGAGAACTACAAAATCCTAAAAGAAGCTACAGCAGCCCAGGTGTCCCAACACAAGAAGTCCTGGGTGCAGGGAAAGCCCCGGGACATTGTTGACTGCTACCTTGATGAAATTGAAAAG AGGAAAGACGATGGCTTCTCCTtcaatgaaagccagcagttAATTTTTCTGCTGGACCTCCACATGGCTGGAACAGACACCACTGCCAGCACACTCCTCACAACCTTTCTGTACCTCATGACTCACCCAGATGTTCAGG AGAGGTGTCAGAAGGAGATCGACGAGGTGCTTGGGGAGAAGGAGCAGACCTCTTTCGAGGATAGACTCATGATGCCCTACACACAGGCCATGATCCACGAGGCTCAGCGAGTCGCCAATACCTTGCCGCTCAGCATCTTCCACGCCGCCACTGAAGACACGCGGCTGATGGGCTACGATATCCCCAAG GGCACCCTCATTATCCCCAACCTCACCTCTGTGCTGAGTGAGGAAACCCAGTGGAAGTTTCCCCACGACTTCAACCCCTCTAACTTCCTAAACGATGAGGGAGAATTTGTGAAGCCAGAGGCCTTCATCCCCTTCTCTGCAG ggcCTCGGTTGTGTCCTGGAGAGGGTCTCGCACGCATGGAGCTCTTCCTGATTCTGGTGACGCTGCTACGCCGCTTCGAGTTCATCTGGCCTAAGGACGCCGGGGTACCTGACTACACCCTCACTTTTGGAGCTACCCAGACACCCAAACCCTTCAGAATGGATGTCAGACTGAGGGCAAACTAG